From Fibrobacter sp. UWP2, one genomic window encodes:
- a CDS encoding S49 family peptidase: MKKSMLNRILSTRLAIRKEDADVVASTNLKVVDDEGHWKGATKPDGELDLVNNITRRDDGIAVIHVDGALSYRSNWLSYYFDEDTYNSIEAAFEECLADESVKGILFDINSPGGEVSGCSDLSDKIFNARGSKPYGIVARTGGMMCSAAYWLGSSCEKVFTASNGTLGSIGVLCAFTNFSKSIVETTVVVSDLSPNKAPDPGDPEGLKLIKEELNSLAEVFIDAVARNRGTTAEDVKKNFGQGGVFIGDKAVAAKLADGVMSLDDVCEEMKRQGISNGGAFMATNVKGAEAAKPEAVDMEAVKAKAVADYKARVASIEDVFAGLEITGEEKAGFVDGEKTVAEATTFALAKAKEKIKAQAEDLVKARAELDEAKKKPAGASERERAIEALEKSNAAQNSVHGGSDVTASDETKKHSEWAAEVSNEFFKKG, translated from the coding sequence ATGAAGAAGAGTATGTTGAACAGAATCTTGAGCACTCGTCTTGCTATCCGCAAGGAAGATGCCGATGTCGTCGCGTCCACGAACCTGAAGGTCGTGGATGACGAAGGGCACTGGAAGGGTGCTACGAAGCCCGATGGCGAACTCGACCTGGTGAACAATATCACCCGTCGCGATGACGGCATTGCGGTCATTCACGTGGACGGTGCGCTGTCTTACCGTAGCAACTGGCTTTCTTATTACTTCGATGAGGATACCTACAACAGCATCGAGGCAGCTTTCGAGGAATGCCTTGCCGACGAATCGGTGAAGGGAATTCTCTTCGATATCAACAGCCCCGGCGGCGAAGTGAGCGGGTGTTCTGACCTTTCCGACAAGATTTTCAATGCGCGTGGCTCGAAGCCCTACGGCATTGTCGCCCGCACCGGCGGGATGATGTGTTCTGCCGCATACTGGCTCGGTTCCAGTTGCGAAAAGGTGTTTACGGCGAGCAACGGGACGCTTGGTTCTATTGGCGTCCTTTGCGCGTTCACGAATTTCAGCAAGTCCATCGTCGAGACGACCGTGGTTGTCTCTGATTTGAGCCCGAACAAGGCCCCGGACCCGGGCGACCCGGAAGGACTGAAACTGATTAAGGAAGAATTGAACTCTCTTGCCGAAGTTTTCATCGACGCCGTTGCCCGTAACCGTGGCACGACTGCTGAAGATGTGAAGAAGAACTTTGGCCAGGGAGGCGTGTTTATTGGCGACAAGGCTGTCGCAGCAAAACTTGCGGACGGCGTTATGTCCCTTGATGACGTCTGTGAAGAAATGAAACGACAAGGGATCAGTAATGGAGGTGCCTTTATGGCAACTAACGTTAAAGGAGCCGAGGCTGCAAAGCCCGAGGCTGTGGATATGGAAGCCGTCAAGGCCAAGGCTGTCGCCGATTACAAGGCCCGTGTCGCTTCCATCGAAGATGTCTTTGCTGGTCTCGAAATTACCGGCGAAGAAAAGGCGGGATTCGTCGATGGCGAAAAGACTGTCGCCGAAGCGACCACTTTCGCTCTCGCGAAGGCCAAGGAAAAAATCAAGGCCCAGGCCGAAGACCTTGTGAAGGCTCGTGCCGAACTTGACGAAGCCAAGAAAAAGCCTGCCGGAGCAAGCGAAAGGGAGCGCGCTATCGAAGCGCTTGAAAAGAGCAATGCTGCGCAGAACTCTGTTCACGGCGGTTCCGATGTGACGGCTTCCGACGAAACCAAGAAGCATTCCGAATGGGCTGCTGAAGTAAGCAACGAATTTTTCAAAAAGGGGTAA
- a CDS encoding major capsid protein: protein MPEAITLEDRHELTKLLGENFKPSQFFRKMCATDLHKTKNLILQQEKQTRLIAPYVSDDDEDGKVIGRDGYERLVVTVPTLHPKRNLTRRDVEVAANAEMVFTYDNGGSSAEKIQFQKLMKDALDLRQSIERREEQQIIEAMTTGKVEVIFDAGKRTINLNIPAGNLTAAAAGDKFDAENSNPITYLLAQKRLLAKNGGGRGFLCVMGSDAYEAFIQNKAVKEYMDNRRMNFGEIEPGEMDTDYVTRMAHILGMDIVTYDDFFYSESEKKDIEMYPKDKITLIGAGAGFKMHYGAIADGTDGSLNVCQAYAYTWIKDGKSKIIEEESCPLFVPNVGGGIISRKVV, encoded by the coding sequence ATGCCTGAAGCAATTACTCTCGAAGATCGCCACGAGCTCACGAAGCTCCTTGGCGAAAATTTCAAACCCTCGCAGTTCTTCCGCAAGATGTGCGCGACGGACCTGCACAAGACCAAGAATCTCATCCTCCAGCAGGAAAAGCAGACGCGCCTTATCGCTCCGTATGTCTCCGATGACGACGAAGATGGCAAGGTGATTGGCCGCGACGGCTACGAACGCCTTGTCGTGACTGTGCCGACGCTGCACCCGAAGCGCAACCTGACTCGCCGCGATGTCGAAGTCGCTGCAAACGCCGAAATGGTGTTCACCTACGACAACGGCGGTTCTTCTGCCGAGAAGATCCAGTTCCAGAAGCTGATGAAGGATGCTCTTGACCTTCGCCAGTCCATCGAACGCCGCGAAGAGCAGCAGATTATCGAAGCCATGACTACCGGCAAGGTGGAAGTGATTTTCGATGCTGGCAAGCGCACTATCAACTTGAACATCCCTGCAGGCAACTTGACCGCTGCCGCTGCCGGTGACAAGTTTGATGCCGAAAACTCCAACCCGATTACCTACCTCCTTGCGCAGAAGCGTCTTCTCGCCAAGAACGGTGGCGGTCGCGGTTTCCTTTGTGTCATGGGCTCCGATGCCTATGAAGCCTTCATTCAGAACAAGGCCGTGAAGGAATACATGGACAATCGCCGCATGAACTTCGGCGAAATCGAACCGGGCGAGATGGACACCGACTACGTGACTCGCATGGCTCACATCCTCGGCATGGACATCGTCACCTATGACGATTTCTTCTACTCCGAATCGGAGAAGAAGGATATCGAGATGTATCCGAAGGACAAGATCACCCTTATCGGTGCCGGCGCTGGCTTCAAAATGCACTACGGTGCAATCGCCGATGGTACCGACGGCTCGCTGAACGTGTGCCAGGCCTACGCCTACACCTGGATCAAGGACGGCAAGTCCAAGATTATCGAGGAAGAATCCTGCCCGCTGTTCGTCCCGAACGTCGGTGGCGGCATCATTTCCCGTAAGGTGGTGTAA
- a CDS encoding phage portal protein, whose protein sequence is MAKNLVGAHGIAWKGASVVTEALRAFYAPHGSADRDIAGDLDVLRRRSRQLFQNNTFSRAMISSFDTNVVGTGIKARPNLMLSEMLGLTSEEAEKWANKTKVLFNLWATDKKCDAEKTNNFFQLQDLALKTALLGGDCFALSCFDKNFAPYGMNVKLLEGERVQNPLGQMNSDALAEGIEVDKNHAPLAYYFTQKPVWSFDDYTDFIDSVRVPAFDAFGNPNVVHVFTADRTDQRRGVPLLAPVICQLKQQERYQDAELMAAVISACFTAVLENNIPDEAEELYGNMPEEERVDKTDSYGNAIPGGAHPSLEMKPGAVWSLAQGQKISSLNPQRPNVNYQPFVESIFAEAAASCGVSFEVVLRKFNNSYNAVRAALLESQKTFKKMCMNFVADFCKPIYEKWLANAVLLGIIDAPGFFDDPIKRKLWSQCLWVGDAAFLLDPQKETAAIKMQIDEQLISRDTACAMINGGDYRTVAEGHANELALRKELGIGEPGSVSKTENFSVTSDDPEQSALQ, encoded by the coding sequence ATGGCAAAGAATCTTGTAGGTGCTCATGGAATTGCATGGAAAGGGGCTTCGGTCGTAACGGAAGCGCTCCGCGCATTCTATGCGCCGCACGGTTCTGCCGACCGCGATATTGCGGGCGACCTCGATGTTCTGCGTCGCCGCAGCCGTCAGCTCTTCCAGAATAACACGTTCAGCCGTGCGATGATTTCGAGTTTCGACACGAATGTTGTCGGGACCGGAATAAAGGCGCGCCCGAACCTGATGCTGTCCGAAATGCTCGGGCTCACAAGTGAAGAAGCGGAAAAGTGGGCGAACAAGACGAAGGTCCTATTCAACCTCTGGGCGACCGACAAGAAGTGCGATGCCGAAAAGACGAACAACTTTTTCCAGTTGCAGGACCTCGCGCTGAAAACGGCGCTGCTGGGTGGCGACTGCTTCGCGCTTTCTTGCTTCGACAAGAATTTTGCTCCATACGGAATGAACGTCAAGCTGCTCGAAGGCGAACGCGTCCAGAACCCGCTCGGGCAGATGAATTCCGATGCGCTTGCCGAAGGCATCGAGGTCGACAAGAATCACGCTCCGCTGGCTTATTACTTTACGCAGAAGCCCGTATGGAGTTTTGATGACTATACCGATTTTATAGACTCCGTAAGGGTTCCTGCGTTCGATGCGTTTGGCAATCCGAACGTAGTCCACGTCTTTACAGCGGACCGCACGGACCAGCGTCGCGGCGTTCCGCTTCTCGCTCCGGTCATTTGCCAGTTGAAGCAGCAAGAGCGTTACCAGGATGCCGAACTCATGGCGGCTGTAATCAGCGCGTGTTTTACGGCGGTTCTCGAAAACAATATCCCAGACGAGGCCGAAGAACTTTACGGCAACATGCCCGAAGAAGAACGCGTCGACAAGACTGACAGTTACGGCAACGCCATTCCTGGCGGTGCGCACCCGTCGCTCGAAATGAAGCCGGGTGCCGTGTGGTCGCTTGCGCAGGGGCAGAAAATCAGCAGCCTTAATCCGCAGCGTCCGAATGTGAACTACCAGCCGTTTGTCGAGAGCATCTTCGCCGAGGCTGCGGCCTCTTGTGGCGTGAGTTTCGAGGTCGTGCTCCGTAAGTTCAATAACAGTTACAACGCCGTTCGTGCTGCTTTGCTCGAAAGCCAGAAGACTTTCAAGAAAATGTGCATGAACTTTGTGGCGGATTTCTGCAAGCCGATTTACGAGAAGTGGCTTGCAAACGCAGTGCTCCTGGGAATTATTGATGCTCCGGGTTTCTTTGACGATCCGATCAAGAGAAAACTTTGGAGCCAGTGCCTTTGGGTTGGCGATGCCGCCTTCTTGCTTGACCCGCAGAAGGAAACTGCCGCCATCAAGATGCAGATTGACGAGCAGTTGATTTCGAGAGACACGGCTTGCGCCATGATCAACGGCGGCGACTACAGGACGGTTGCCGAAGGCCATGCGAACGAACTTGCACTACGCAAGGAACTCGGTATCGGTGAACCTGGTTCTGTATCCAAGACAGAGAATTTCAGCGTGACGAGCGACGACCCTGAACAGTCCGCTCTGCAGTAG